In Zunongwangia profunda SM-A87, the following proteins share a genomic window:
- a CDS encoding sulfatase family protein, which translates to MKLIKNVFYVIAIFLAVASCKENKEESQQEIQQKETKKRPNIVFIISDDHAYQAISAYGGRLAEVAPTPNIDRIADDGMLFNHALVTNSICGPSRATIMTGKYGHENGFVDNTIGSKFDFTQQTFGELLQEAGYKTGVLGKLHLGQTPTKGFDYIDILPGQGSYYNPLFVNKEGQYQLEGYATDIITEKAISWIDSVKSDDQPFMLFLGHKSPHRPWQPGPEELGMYEGVEIPEPETLFDDYSGNRKVASLNYMSIADAMKMGQDIKITDKPQTGFNEAQQKMWDSIYGPINEEFKKANLKGDELTRYKYQRYMRDYLASVAGVDKGVGQVLDYLKEAGLDENTIVIYTSDQGFYLGEHGWFDKRWMYKESLRTPLLVKWPGVIKAGVENNDLVSNLDFAETFLDLAEANIPDDMQGRSLVPVLEGNTPEDWREAHYYHYYEHPSEHDVRRHYGITTDKYKLIHFYYDMDVWELYDLEKDPSEMNNVYGDSEYAEVQKELHKKLEELRVKYKDNDSLNQKFIEEYKEKVKKNPLIEYWKLSPEERQRLFQRYSKNKK; encoded by the coding sequence ATGAAACTCATAAAAAATGTTTTTTATGTAATTGCAATTTTTCTAGCGGTTGCTTCTTGTAAAGAGAACAAAGAAGAAAGTCAGCAGGAAATTCAACAAAAAGAAACAAAGAAAAGACCAAATATTGTCTTCATTATTAGTGATGATCACGCTTATCAGGCCATTAGTGCATATGGCGGAAGATTGGCAGAAGTAGCACCCACACCTAATATAGATAGAATAGCTGATGATGGGATGTTGTTTAATCACGCCTTGGTCACAAATTCCATTTGCGGACCTTCAAGAGCCACTATAATGACTGGAAAATACGGTCACGAAAATGGGTTTGTGGATAATACGATAGGTAGTAAATTTGACTTTACTCAACAAACTTTTGGAGAGTTGTTGCAGGAAGCTGGCTATAAAACTGGGGTTTTAGGTAAACTACATTTAGGGCAAACCCCAACCAAAGGTTTTGATTATATCGATATTTTACCTGGGCAAGGTTCTTACTATAATCCCCTTTTTGTAAATAAAGAAGGGCAATACCAATTAGAAGGCTATGCTACAGATATTATCACCGAAAAAGCTATTAGCTGGATAGATTCCGTAAAATCGGATGACCAACCTTTTATGCTGTTCTTGGGGCATAAATCTCCGCACAGACCTTGGCAACCTGGTCCAGAAGAATTGGGGATGTACGAAGGTGTAGAAATTCCTGAGCCTGAGACCTTGTTTGATGATTACTCAGGCAATAGAAAAGTAGCATCTTTAAATTATATGTCTATCGCTGATGCGATGAAAATGGGGCAGGATATTAAAATAACCGATAAGCCACAAACTGGTTTTAACGAAGCTCAGCAAAAAATGTGGGATTCAATATATGGTCCTATTAACGAAGAGTTTAAGAAAGCAAACCTTAAAGGAGATGAGCTCACCCGATATAAATATCAGCGTTATATGCGAGATTACTTAGCATCTGTAGCCGGCGTAGATAAAGGTGTTGGTCAGGTTTTAGATTACTTAAAAGAAGCTGGTTTAGATGAAAATACGATTGTGATTTACACTTCAGATCAAGGATTCTATCTAGGAGAACACGGCTGGTTTGATAAACGATGGATGTATAAAGAATCATTAAGAACTCCATTATTGGTTAAATGGCCTGGAGTAATAAAAGCAGGTGTAGAAAATAACGATCTGGTTTCGAATCTTGATTTTGCCGAAACTTTTCTGGATTTAGCAGAAGCCAATATTCCTGATGATATGCAAGGAAGAAGTTTAGTACCTGTTTTAGAAGGGAATACTCCTGAAGACTGGAGAGAAGCACATTATTATCACTATTACGAGCATCCTTCTGAACACGATGTAAGACGTCATTATGGAATTACTACAGATAAGTACAAATTAATTCATTTTTATTATGATATGGATGTTTGGGAATTGTATGATCTGGAGAAAGATCCTAGTGAGATGAATAACGTTTATGGTGATTCGGAATATGCAGAAGTTCAAAAAGAACTTCATAAAAAGCTCGAAGAATTACGCGTAAAGTATAAAGACAACGATAGCTTAAACCAAAAGTTTATCGAAGAATATAAAGAAAAGGTGAAAAAAAATCCTCTAATTGAATATTGGAAATTATCCCCTGAAGAAAGACAGAGATTATTTCAGCGATATTCAAAAAATAAGAAATAA